In Cherax quadricarinatus isolate ZL_2023a chromosome 5, ASM3850222v1, whole genome shotgun sequence, the genomic window ATGTATGGTTACCTATACATACGGATCAAGTCCGCCACAATGTATGGTTACCTATACATACGGATCAAGTCCGCCACAATGTATGGTTACCTATACATACGGATCAAGTCCGCCACAATGTATGGTTACCTATACATACGGATCAAGTCCGCCACAATGTATGGTTACCTATACATACGGATCAAGTCCGCCACAATGTATGGTTACCTATACATACGGATCAAGTCCGCCACAATGTATGGTTACCTATACATACGGATCAAGTCCGTCACAATGTATGGTTACCTATACATACGGATCAAGTCCGTCACAATGTATGGTTACCTATACATACGGATCAAGTCCGCCACAATGTATGGTTACCTATACATACGGATCAAGTCCGTCACAATGTATGGTTACCTATTCATACGGATCAAGTCCGTCACAATGTATGGTTACCTATACATACGGATCAAGTCCGTCACAATGTATGGTTACCTATACATACGGATCAAGTCCGTCACAATGTATGGTTACCTATACATACGGATCAAGTCCGCCACAATGTATGGTTACCTATACATACGGATCAAGTCCGCCACAATGTATGGTTACCTATACATACGGATCAAGTCCGCCACAATGTATGGTTACCTATACATACGGATCAAGTCCGCCACAATGTATGGTTACCTATACATACGGATCAAGTCCGCCACAATGTATGGTTACCTATACATACGGATCAAGTCCGTCACAATGTATGGTTACCTATACATACGGATCAAGTCCGCCACAATGTATGGTTACCTATACATACGGATCAAGTCCGCCACAATGTATGGTTACCTATACATACGGATCAAGTCCGTCACAATGTATGGTTATCTATCATTACTATAAAGGTTTATAATGTGGCTTAAAATGGCATACATGTATCTTGAGAATTTATACAGGAGAGAAACAATGCAGGTGTTAAGAGTGCATGAATCTTCTCAGGAAAATCGAATCTAAAACAGCACATTAGAGATCACACAGGAGGATAACCAAATCTGTGTTCACTGTGTTTAAAGTTTCTTAAGACTCGTGAAAGTTGATGCAGGAGACAAACCATATTAGTGTTGAGTGTGTCTTCTGGCCTTTTTTTTTAATCATGCCTCAACCACATCAGAATACATTCAGGAGAGATACCACAATAGTGTTCGGTGTGTCTAAAGAATCTTTCTGACAAAATCTGTATCAAACACCTTCAATACGACTTCGTACATGAGAACAACAATATCAGTGTTCGGTAAATCTGAAGGATCTTTCCAACAGCATCTATTTCACACACTCTTAATACAAGTATAACATTATCATTACTTTTTCAGAAAATTCCGATCAAACACAACATTTGAACGTTCATAAAAGGCATAACTATGTGAGTGTTCAGTTTCTAAAAAATCTTTGCGAATATGACACATCTAAAAGGCCTTCATTCCCCTTCATACAAAACAGACCATAGGCTGTCTAAATAGCCTAACTGATATGTCTACgatggactgcgtgcggctagcTACTAGCACAAACAATATGTTTGATCAGCCCTTCAAACAGAAGGCATGGTTTGGGACCGGGCAGTTCGGCTAGGACCCCTGTAATTGTGGTCAAGAAATTCATATgacggtaatggtggtggtggtggtggtggtggtggtgatgctgttgatagtaatagtggtgaaggtggtgttgctagtggtggtggtggtggtggtggtgatgctggtcaaTCAATCCATCTTAAAGACACACAGATCCATCTCCAGATTATGGCAACATCTTGCGAGGTGTTTCAAGATCAGCCGTGATAAATTGCCTGTTACTGTCTGGGTCCCAACATATTATTTTGAAAATACATCTCAAGGCtgtcgctggtggtggtggtggtggttgtggttgttgtggtggtggtgctggtggttgtggttgtggtggcggtggagctggtggttgtggttgtggtggtggtggttgcagtggtggaggtggaggtgtggagCTGGAGGTTCTGGTGgtcttggtgttggtggtggaggtgctggtggttgtgatggtggtgctggtggttgtggtggtgttgctggtggtggtgttggtggtagtcgtGAAGAtaatagtggtgctagtggttgtgttggttgttTAGTTGCTCGTTTATATAGTCTAACAAGGCTAAAAGAACGATGAAACGAGGAAAGTTAAATTTACTATTCTGTGGTAACCTCTACAAGAAGTTTAGTTTAGTGTTCTGTTGTAACCTCTACAAGAAGTTTAGTTTAGTGTTCTGTGGTAACCTCTACAAGAAGTTTAGTTTAGTGTTCTGTGGTAACCTCTACAAGAAGTTTAGTTTAGTGTTCTGTGGTAACCTCTACAAGAAGTTTAGTTTAGTGTTCTGTGGTAACCTCTACAAGAAGTTTAGTTTAGTGTTCTGTGGTAACCTCTACAAGAAGTTTAGTTTAGTGTTCTGTGGTAACCTCTACAAGAAGTTTAGTTTAGTGTTCTGTGGTAACCTCTACAAGAAGTTTAGTTTAGTGTTCTGTGGTAACCTCTACAAGAAGTTTAGTTTAGTGTTCTGTGGTAACCTCTACAAGAAGTTTAGTTTAGTGTTCTGTGGTAACCTCTACAAGAAGTTTAGTTTAGTGTTCTGTGGTAACCTCTACAAGAAGTTTAGTTTAGTGTTCTGTGGTAACCTCTACAAGAAGTTTAGTTTAGTGTTCTGTGGTAACCTCTACAAGAAGTTTAGTTTAGTGTTCTGTGGTAACCTCTACAAGAAGTTTAGTTTAGTGTTCTGTGGTAACCTCTACAAGAAGTTTAGTTTAGTGTTCTGTGGTAACCTCTACAAGAAGTTTAGTTTAGTGTTCTGTGGTAACCTCTATAAGAAGTTTAGTTTAGTGTTCTGTGGTAACCTCTACAAGAAGTTTAGTTTAGTGTTCTGTGGTAACCTCTACAAGAAGTTTAGTTTAGTGTTCTGTGGTAACCTCTACAAGAAGTTTAGTTTAGTGTTCTGTGGTAACCTCTACAAGAAGTTTAGTTTAGTGTTCTGTGGTAACCTCTACAAGAAGTTTAGTTTAGTGTTCTGTGGTAACCTCTACAAGAAGTTTAGTTTAGTGTTCTGTGGTAACCTCTACAAGAAGTTTAGTTTAGTGTTCTGTGGTAACCTCTACAAGAAGTTTAGTTTAGTGTTCTGTGGTAACCTCTACAAGAAGTTTAGTTTAGTGTTCTGTGGTAACCTCTACAAGAAGTTTAGTTTAGTGTCCTGTGGTAACCTCTACAAGAAGTTTAGTTTAGTGTTCTGTGGTAACCTCTACAAGAAGTTTAGTTTAGTGTTCTGTGGTAACCTCTACAAGAAGTTTAGTTTAGTGTTCTGTGGTAACCTCTACAAGAAGTTTAGTTTAGTGTTCTGTGGTAACCTCTACAAGAAGTTTAGTTTAGTGTTCTGTGGTAATCTCTACAAGAAGTTTAGTAGAGTGTGCTGTAGTAACTTCTACAAGGAGAATTTAGTGGAGTGTTGTCTCCACAATAAACATGAGAGATGAGAAGAATTAGGAAGTCATTACTAAGAGAGTGAAGCAAGGCAGGAGATAGTAATTACTAACAACAAATTGACGAAACAATCGTGAGAAATATATGAAACAGGAGAAAGGAATAGATGGCAGAGATGAAGGCCAAGAGATTTTGCTTGATTCTCTTATGTATTGATGCGAAGGGCTAAACCCGCCTGGTTCATTTAAAACCAGAAGTgatggagactcgatcctccgttcaAAGTCGCTTGGTTCACGTATATTTCCCCGGTCATTCAGCATGAGCCATGACACAAACCCTCAGACCACctcttttaaaggggtggaggagtaagccagtgaaaggcctcggtcagatgaccaaaagctccagataTGGGTCATCATAAAAGACCGGCGTCAGGAAGCACACTTGTCCTGGtttctgacgaaccttacctaacctaaaccaaCTCACGATGCCGCTCCCAGACTTTCCACAGTCATGACAACAATCAGGAAAACGACTGAacgaacgaaaaaaaaaaaataatattaccgCGAAATACGTGATAATTTGGGAATGAAAAGAGAAATCCCAAATTTTGTAACATAACTCAATAATACTGATAAAATATGCGCCCGCCTGATGAACACAGTTTTATCCAATCTCTAGCAACGGTGGAAGCCATTTTTTTATATCTCTCGCAGAAATGCTTTTATACAAGCTAAGAGAGACTCAGAGCCACTGATAATGGCATATATTTGAACGTTTTCAGGTGCCGATTACGTTCAGCCAAATTAGTTGTCGAACGCTGTTTACATTCACCCATCTCGCTGTCAGATACTGGTCACGTTTGGTCATCTCGGTGTCAGAAGCTGGTTACGTTCAGCTATCTCGTTGTCAGACGGAGGTTACGTTCAGCTATATCGTTGTCAGACGGAGGTTACGTTCAGCTATCTCGTTGTCAGACGGAGGTTACGTTCAGCTATCTCGTTGTCAGACGGAGGTTACGTTCAGCTATCTCGTTGTCAGACGGAGGTTACGTTCAGCTATCTCGTTGTCAGACGGAGGTTACGTTCAGCTATCTCGTTGTCAGACGGAGGTTACGTTCAGCTATCTCGTTGTCAGACGGAGGTTACGTTCAGCCTTCTCGCTGCCAGAATAGTTACGTACTTATTTACTGTTAAACGTTTTTTAAGGAATACCTGACATAACCTAATTTAAAACCACCTAACCTAAGTTTACCTAAACTAAATTGTAATTGCAAGGCTCTGTAGAGGCCAAAAATCATATATTTTGCTACGTTTCACTCATAGTGAAACATCGCAGGATAAATGTATTCCCTGCCTTAAATTATCTTTGGATTGCACAATCCGGGGATCGAACCCACGATCTTTAGACTGTAGTCTCAGCACTGCGATCATTCAGCTTCTAGTCACCTCGTGATTTCGTGGTGAGATgattgaggcctggtctcagaccgggccgcgggggcgttgacctccgaaaccctctccaggcatactccaggtttAGCTTCTGTAGTTATTTAAGCGTTTTTGACGATAGTGAATGTGATATTGATAGTGAACACCATAGTGATGGTGAAGCCGGCAGTGATGGTGTAGCCAGCAGTCATGGTGAAGCCAGACAGTGACGGTGAAGCCAgagagtgatggtgatagtgaaggatgtgGTTGCAAGACAGTACCGACAGATACGGGTTATACAAAGACAAACAAACACGCCCATTCACATTCCATCAGTTGAAGTGTAGTGGAGCGGAGATTGGTGTTGCATGTGTCTAGGTCAGGTTGCaagggtcaggtgtgggagggTTTTGGAGCGAAGGGTCATGTGTGGGGCTGGAGCAAGGGGTCATGTGTGGGGCTGGAACGAGGGGTCAGGTATGGGGCTGGAACGAGGGGTCAAGTGTGGGGCTGGAACGAGGGGTCAGGTGTGGGACTGGAACGAGGGGTCAGGTGTGGGGCTGGAGCGAGGGGTCAGGTGTGGGACTGGAAGGAGGGGTCAGATGTGGGACTGGAAGGAGGGGGTCAGGTGTGAGAGCAGAGCGAGAGGTCAGTCGTGGCCGTCCAGAGGCCCGACAACAACCCACTTGACTGGCTAGTGAAGCGTCTCCGATATTTTTAGCAAGTATTTGTTTTATCATATTACTTAACACGCATGTACTATTAGTCCAGTATAGCCTAGCCAGTTCCTCGCCAACATTTTTGTTATTACTCAAACATTCTTATTTTTTAGTTACTAATAGGAAATACTTGacccgtttcctgacaaacttaacctaacctaagcttcttacgaaaaaaaaaatcgtgGGGATTCCACAAAAACGGTTCTATGGTCGTGTGGTTCCTTGACATAAAACTGGAGGCCAGTGCTATAAAAGAGTCCCAGACCATCCCTTATAAAATATATAGTACGTGATAAGAGTAATTGTTAATTTATTACAAGTCTTCACATCAGAATtttaaatcacagaacgggtggaacTCGGACCTAGGGCAGGTCAGTCTTAAAACTCACAGAAGACAGAAGACTTATAGctcaaaatttcaaaataaatttTGATAGAAATGACATAAAAAGGTAGAGGGCGCAGCTTGAACGGTTGTGTAATACGATGGCTTGAAAAGTGACAACCTTGAAGTGAACAATGAGAGTTCCTTGACACAAACGCTTCAGCATAGTTTTAAGTAACACTTGGCGTACCTCAGGAGTCACCCTTCTCACCGTTtctgttttattttatatatttttcttaCATAATTGGCTTAACAGATGGATTACGATCAATGACTTAAAAATTTTATGATGCCTCTCAACGATATAAGCATTAGTTATTGCAATCATACACTTTAGAAATAGGAAAATGAGTGGAAGTtggatttttttttgtcattccTTTTTTGGGTTTATCTGCGGATGAGTGGGTGTCACGGCCGCCGACCTGCTTCACGCCGGTCGTTCGGTGCGGAGACCTCTCACTTCCTGACGGAGGAACTGACACAGGTAAGGTGAGCGTAGATAAGGGTCACACCTGCACGAACTAGCACTTGCAAGACGCACTTGCAGACATGCTGCCTCTGGAGGCATCTGGAACCTGTTTTGATGGTATATATTGTGCAAAACTCTGGTTAGAAGCCAACAAGCGTTGCTACCCTCACCTCGACTCCAGCATGAAGTTTGTGAGTTAAATTCTCGATTTTCAGAAAAAGAACATAAATGAAAGGCAGACAGAACTTAATAAGGTCCAACATAATACTTGAGAGTAACAGGAAAAACTTTCTTCTTCTTATAAAATTAATTTCTTATCAATGTTTCACCGAAACGTTGATAATAattgtatttcaagaaaaaacGTCTTTACTGTCATCCTCAAGAATCAAAGAGAAATATTCACATTTTATCTTTTTCATGAGCTCCCAGTGTAGCACGAAAATAATGTTATGACAGTCTTTTACAATGGTGATTGTACGTATACTGACGTACAAGACATCAAACAGAGTAACACATGAGAAACTACCACCCATAAGACACTCATTATCGTAATGTTTTGCACAGTATCCTGCAGTTCAAATGGTCATATGAATTTCGACGTCGACTCACTATTGGCAAGAGAGGTAACGAGGGATGGTGAATGTATTCCATACTTTGGGCCACACTGCTATGGTAGGAAACGACTGATGTGCCAAAAAGGAGTGTCAAAAAGATTGATAAAGAGGTATGCAAACTGATAGTGGCGTTTCAGTTAGGGCAAAGAGAGAACAACAGGGTTGAGTGATTATTTATGTGGTATGAAGAGTGACTTATGTGCTCATAAGTGTTAATGCCCATAGTGATTAAGATGTAAAGGATATCACTAAGAGGTGACAAGGAGGGTGAGAGATCACTGTAAGGGAGTCAACCGGTGGTGCTCTGTCGTGTGTAGCTGACAATGTAAAATAGAGATGCGGCTATGTATAGTGTAGCAATTTAATAAGTGTGAATGTGAAGTCTGAAAGGCTGAGGATCTATGTTAACATACATAAGGAAGGAAGTGAGATAGGTGGATGAACAAAGATAATTTGTGCACGGAAGAAAGTGTGAGGTAATCTAAAAAAATGATAAACAGAGTGATACAGAATGTGTGAATGAATATCTGATGATGCCCATGCGATGACCCACACGggcgaggttaggtgaggtttgtcaggaaacaggacaagtgtttcctgacgtgggtcttagtcatatgatgacccgcagctacagcttttggtcatctgaccgaggccttccactggcttacccctccatccctttaaaaatcatggtcaGGATTATAATCATTAGATAGAATGATTCAACACACGGGCGAGACGTATTAAGATATTGATTTAGTAGTGGAATAAGATGTTTTTCTTGCTACAgacgtggctgctgctgctggtgcttctgctggCCCTGACGGCTGTCTTCGCCAGACCTGACCCCGGCAAGAAGAAAAAGTTTGGCAAGAAAGGTGGTGGTTATATTCTTCAACCCATTCATGTGATACAAGTACCTGTCAAATACGGTGGCTATGGCGGTGGAGGCtacggtggtggcggcggctacGGAGGTGGCGGATTTGGCGGAGGTGGTTTTGGCGGAGGTGGTTTTGGCGGCGGTGGTTTTGGAGGCGGTGGTTTTGGAGGCGGTGGTTTTGGAGGCAATGGTTTTGGCGGTGGTGGCTACGGCGGCGGCTTCGGAGGTGGTGGTTTTGGGGGTGGCGGCTTCGGAGGTGGTGGCTTAGGCGGCGGCGGAGGCTATGGGGGGAGTGGATTTGGAGGAGGTGGCTTTGGGAAAGGTGGTTTTGTAGGTGGTGGCCATGGAGGAGGTGGCTTTGGAGGAGGTGGCTTTGGAGGAGGAGGCTTTGGAAAAGGTGGTTTTGTAGGTGGTAGCCATGGAGGAGGTGGCTTTGGAGGAGGTGGCTTTGGCGGTGGTGGCTTTGGAGGTGGTGGCTTTGGAGGTGGTGGCTATGGGCGGTAAACCAAACTTTCTTGAGGCATCGCAAAGTATTAGTCCCAGCTAGTCATGTTGCAAGCGTTGAGACCCACCTGGTCGTGTTGCAAATGTTGAGACCCACCTGGTCGTGTTGCAAATGTTGAGACCCACCTGGTCGTGTTGCTTCGTGTTGTGCATGACTTGTCTGACCCCCCAACATCACAAGGCATCAAATTTCACTTCATTTAACGACCAAGCTCCACGATTATTATTTTTAACTCATACTCATTATTCTTAACTTGTTAACTCCTCAGGAGAATCTTAATGTATCTGTAAATACCGTTATTTAATAAACATCTGTAAAAGTGTTTGTATTTAACTCTCctctgactgaagaagctacattatatatatatacatatatatatatatatatatatatatatatatatatatatatatatatatatatatatatatatatatatatatatttatatatatattatatatatatatatatatatatatatatatatatatatatatatatatatatatatatatatatatatatatatatatatatatgtatatattagtaATAGTGGATAAATTtgtagtagtaggtaaatttgaggtgccaggggtaaatgaaaatggggagcctttaactgagctatgtgtagaaagagatttggtaataagtaatacatattttatgaaaaagaggataaataaatatacaaggtatgatgtagcacgtaatgaaagtagtttgttagattatgtattggtggataaaaggttgatgggtaggctccaggatgtacatgtttatagaggggcaactgatatatcggatcattatttagttgtagctacagttagagtaagagatagatgggaaaagaggaaaatggcaaaaaCAAgcaagaggtgaaagtgtataaactaagggaggaggaagttcgagtgagatataagcaactattggcagaaaggtggactggtgcaggtatgagtaatgggggggttgaagagggttggaatagttttaaaaatgcagtattagaatgtggggcagaagtttgtggttataggagggtgggtgcaggaggaaagaggagtgattggtggaatgatgaagtaaagggtgtgataaaagagaaaaaggtagcttatgagaggtttttacaaagcagaagtgttataagaagagcagagtatatggagagtaaaagaaaggtgaagagagtggttagagagtgtaaaaggagagcagaggaTAGAGTGGAAGagtcactgtcaagaaattttgatgaaagtaagaaaaaaatttggagtgagttaaacaagttaagaaagcctagggaacgaaaggatttgtcagttaaaaacagagcggGGAGGTTAGTAAattgggagatggaggtattgtgtagatggcaagaataatttgaggagcttttaaatgtcgacgaagaaagggaggcggtaatttcatgcactggccagggaggtataccatcttttaggagtgaagaagaacaggatgtgagtgtaggggtggtgtgtgaggcattacgtagaatgaaagggggaaaagcagctggaactgacggaatcatgatagaaatgctaaaagcaggggttgatatagtgttagagtggttggtatttttgtttaataaatg contains:
- the LOC128684650 gene encoding ctenidin-1-like, producing the protein MKFTWLLLLVLLLALTAVFARPDPGKKKKFGKKGGGYILQPIHVIQVPVKYGGYGGGGYGGGGGYGGGGFGGGGFGGGGFGGGGFGGGGFGGGGFGGNGFGGGGYGGGFGGGGFGGGGFGGGGLGGGGGYGGSGFGGGGFGKGGFVGGGHGGGGFGGGGFGGGGFGKGGFVGGSHGGGGFGGGGFGGGGFGGGGFGGGGYGR